One Streptomyces sp. NBC_00223 genomic window carries:
- a CDS encoding DHA2 family efflux MFS transporter permease subunit: MTASALATGPADTPGPPGPPAPPAPAVGRLRWLGLAVVLAVEVMDLLDTTIVGIASPSVQADFGGSSTRIQWITASYTLAFAVLMIAGARLGDIVGRRRMFLVGVAGFAVCSLLCACASSSGMLIATRAGQGVFAAMMVPQGIGLVRQIFPPDRIGSAFAFFGPVMGLAAVGGPVLGGWLTDADVLGTGWRAVFLINVPLAAAAFLTALRVLPESRAPHAPRLDLPGVGLVSAAVLLLVYPLVQGRDLGWPLWSYGLMAAALPVLGVFALRQRALRARGGSPLIEPGLFRHRGYTGSLAVGVVFFAALAGLMLVLTLFLQYGLGYSPLRAGLTTFPWALGSAIGATLSGTWLGPKYGRRTIQAGLVTTAVAIGAVALTVRLAGDAVTGWQLLPSLLVSGIGLGVVMAPFFDIALAGVSDEETGSASGVLNAVQQLGGSIGVAVLGTVFFSRAGQGAGEGGPGTRGAAHGVAHGMGGAAEATLLIAAAALAVSGAVAFLMPRRAAHAAPAGPSEGSSDGSSDTPLDAAGPAASVASEPAPAADR; encoded by the coding sequence ATGACCGCATCCGCACTCGCCACCGGACCGGCCGACACGCCCGGACCGCCCGGACCGCCCGCGCCGCCCGCACCGGCCGTCGGCCGGCTGCGCTGGCTCGGCCTGGCCGTGGTCCTCGCCGTGGAGGTGATGGACCTGCTCGACACGACGATCGTCGGCATCGCCTCCCCGTCGGTCCAGGCCGACTTCGGCGGCAGCTCCACCCGGATCCAGTGGATCACCGCCTCCTACACGCTGGCCTTCGCGGTGCTGATGATCGCCGGGGCGCGGCTCGGCGACATCGTCGGGCGGCGCCGGATGTTCCTGGTCGGCGTCGCGGGCTTCGCGGTCTGCTCGCTGCTGTGCGCGTGCGCGTCCTCGTCAGGGATGCTGATCGCGACGCGCGCCGGGCAGGGCGTCTTCGCCGCGATGATGGTGCCGCAGGGCATCGGGCTGGTCCGGCAGATCTTCCCGCCCGACCGGATCGGCTCGGCCTTCGCCTTCTTCGGCCCGGTGATGGGGCTCGCGGCGGTCGGCGGCCCGGTGCTCGGCGGCTGGCTCACCGACGCCGACGTGCTCGGCACCGGGTGGCGCGCGGTCTTCCTGATCAACGTACCGCTCGCCGCGGCCGCCTTCCTCACCGCGCTGCGGGTGCTGCCGGAGAGCCGGGCCCCGCACGCGCCGCGGCTCGACCTGCCGGGCGTCGGCCTGGTCAGCGCCGCCGTACTGCTGCTGGTCTATCCGCTGGTGCAGGGCCGTGACCTGGGCTGGCCGCTGTGGTCGTACGGGCTGATGGCCGCCGCGCTGCCGGTGCTCGGTGTCTTCGCCCTGCGCCAGCGCGCGCTGCGGGCGCGCGGCGGCTCGCCGCTGATCGAGCCGGGTCTGTTCCGGCACCGCGGCTACACCGGCTCGCTGGCGGTCGGCGTGGTCTTCTTCGCCGCGCTCGCCGGGCTGATGCTCGTCCTCACCCTGTTCCTGCAGTACGGCCTCGGGTACAGCCCGCTGCGGGCGGGCCTGACCACCTTCCCCTGGGCGCTCGGCTCGGCGATCGGCGCGACCCTGTCCGGGACGTGGCTGGGCCCGAAGTACGGCCGCCGTACGATCCAGGCGGGGCTGGTCACCACCGCGGTGGCCATCGGCGCGGTCGCCCTGACGGTGCGTCTGGCGGGCGACGCGGTGACGGGGTGGCAGCTGCTGCCGTCGCTGCTGGTCAGCGGGATCGGGCTCGGGGTCGTGATGGCGCCGTTCTTCGACATCGCGCTGGCCGGGGTCTCGGACGAGGAGACCGGTTCGGCGTCGGGGGTGCTCAACGCGGTGCAGCAGCTGGGCGGTTCGATCGGGGTGGCGGTGCTGGGCACGGTCTTCTTCTCGCGCGCCGGACAGGGGGCGGGCGAGGGCGGGCCGGGGACGCGCGGCGCCGCGCACGGCGTCGCGCACGGGATGGGCGGCGCGGCCGAGGCCACGCTGCTGATCGCGGCGGCGGCGCTGGCGGTGAGCGGTGCGGTCGCCTTCCTGATGCCGAGGAGGGCCGCGCACGCGGCCCCGGCGGGGCCCTCCGAGGGATCTTCGGACGGGTCTTCGGACACGCCTCTTGACGCGGCCGGGCCCGCCGCCTCGGTCGCGTCCGAGCCGGCCCCCGCCGCCGACCGCTGA
- a CDS encoding TetR/AcrR family transcriptional regulator, whose amino-acid sequence MPAPPWPRARRTAPRRTLSQDAVVTAALHVIGTEGAEALSMRRVAQELGTGPASLYAHVSGREELIALAIDRALGGVECPEPDPGRWQEQVKQVMRQARAVLVAHGDLARLFQEIGVPMGGNAARCTEGLLAVLAAAGLPPQVCAYAVDALPLYITGAAAEEAVRTARHRAGGPDRKGMMERTRAYFQALPADRFPMINGMVDELMRDEGDERFEFGLNLLVTGLARYAPHPSSGRTP is encoded by the coding sequence ATGCCCGCCCCGCCGTGGCCCCGCGCCCGCAGGACCGCCCCCCGGCGCACGCTCAGCCAGGACGCGGTGGTCACCGCGGCGCTGCACGTCATCGGCACCGAGGGCGCCGAGGCGCTGAGCATGCGCCGGGTCGCCCAGGAACTCGGTACGGGCCCGGCCTCGCTCTACGCGCATGTCTCGGGCCGTGAGGAACTGATCGCCCTGGCCATCGACCGGGCGCTCGGCGGCGTCGAGTGCCCCGAGCCCGACCCCGGCCGCTGGCAGGAGCAGGTGAAGCAGGTGATGCGGCAGGCCCGCGCGGTGCTGGTCGCGCACGGCGACCTGGCGCGGCTCTTCCAGGAGATCGGCGTGCCGATGGGCGGGAACGCCGCCCGCTGCACCGAAGGGCTGCTGGCCGTTCTCGCCGCCGCCGGACTGCCGCCGCAGGTCTGCGCCTACGCGGTCGACGCCCTTCCGCTCTACATCACCGGCGCCGCCGCCGAGGAGGCGGTCCGCACCGCCCGCCACCGGGCGGGCGGGCCCGACCGGAAGGGGATGATGGAGCGGACCCGCGCGTACTTCCAGGCCCTGCCCGCGGACCGCTTCCCGATGATCAACGGCATGGTGGACGAGCTGATGCGGGACGAGGGCGACGAGCGGTTCGAGTTCGGCCTCAACCTGCTGGTGACGGGCCTGGCCCGGTACGCGCCGCACCCCTCGTCAGGCCGGACGCCCTAG